A stretch of the Clavibacter sp. B3I6 genome encodes the following:
- a CDS encoding endo-1,4-beta-xylanase produces the protein MSIPRTTPSALADVSPPRPDRSRSAGGRTRGIRPAPRRGLAAVTALGLVVGAGALAMPAAQAVDAVPAGIGSDFEAGTGAWAPRGDGVRIAPSTEAHTGSGSLLVTDRTQEWHGAALDVTTALAVGQQVEVTVWARLAAGEEPASLKVSVQRDTGGGSGYDGVAGAAARVTADAWTELTGTYTLGGPVDKAQVYVEGTVGADFLLDDFQLGEVVATPVQTDIPALKDVLGARGIEHVGVAIDGRETVGAGADLVRHQFDAFTPENAGKPESVQPVEGQFTFTQLDQLLDFADANDIDVYYHVLFWHSQTPAWFFLDGDRPLTDSPADQALLRARMEAHVKGIADHVAARYPDGDSPIWAMDVVNEVIDDGPNDNPHDMRDSRWFQVLGEGFVDEGFRLAREYFPGVELFINDYNTELPTKRADYLELISALVARGVPIDGVGHQAHVDFARPVAWLRDSIRAVERIDTGLLQAITELDVNASNQNEGADVSGAPQDPYTPVYADDAQAGVEVGYYYRDLFAMLRTQATSIDSVTFWGASNARSWLRTWPIARPWEQPLPFDDELQAAPAYYGIVAPRQLPARPADLSAPRIADVDDIQAVAKKDTGVRVPYALPSAIDTRDGNVRVVCVPPRGGIFPVGTTTVTCTAKDRAGNVRTTTFDVIVTRAGS, from the coding sequence ATGAGCATTCCCCGCACCACCCCGTCCGCGCTCGCGGACGTCAGCCCTCCCCGCCCGGACCGCAGCAGGTCCGCCGGCGGCCGCACCCGCGGCATCCGCCCCGCCCCGCGCCGCGGGCTCGCCGCCGTCACCGCCCTCGGCCTCGTGGTGGGCGCCGGGGCACTCGCCATGCCCGCCGCGCAGGCGGTCGACGCCGTCCCCGCGGGCATCGGATCCGACTTCGAGGCCGGCACCGGCGCCTGGGCGCCCCGCGGCGACGGCGTCCGCATCGCGCCGAGCACGGAGGCGCACACCGGCTCCGGCAGCCTGCTCGTGACCGACCGCACGCAGGAGTGGCACGGCGCCGCCCTCGACGTGACCACCGCGCTCGCCGTCGGCCAGCAGGTCGAGGTGACGGTCTGGGCGCGCCTGGCGGCGGGGGAGGAGCCCGCGTCGCTGAAGGTCTCCGTCCAGCGCGACACCGGCGGCGGCAGCGGATACGACGGGGTCGCCGGCGCGGCCGCGCGCGTCACGGCCGACGCCTGGACCGAGCTCACGGGCACGTACACGCTCGGCGGCCCGGTCGACAAGGCGCAGGTCTACGTCGAGGGCACGGTCGGCGCCGACTTCCTCCTCGACGACTTCCAGCTCGGCGAGGTCGTCGCGACGCCCGTGCAGACCGACATCCCGGCGCTGAAGGACGTCCTCGGCGCCCGCGGCATCGAGCACGTGGGCGTCGCGATCGACGGCCGCGAGACCGTCGGTGCCGGAGCCGACCTGGTGCGCCACCAGTTCGACGCCTTCACCCCCGAGAACGCGGGCAAGCCCGAGAGCGTCCAGCCCGTCGAGGGGCAGTTCACCTTCACGCAGCTCGACCAGCTGCTCGACTTCGCGGACGCCAACGACATCGACGTCTACTACCACGTGCTGTTCTGGCACTCGCAGACGCCCGCGTGGTTCTTCCTCGACGGCGACCGCCCGCTCACCGACAGCCCCGCCGACCAGGCGCTCCTGCGGGCGCGCATGGAGGCGCACGTGAAGGGGATCGCCGACCACGTCGCCGCGCGCTACCCGGACGGGGACAGCCCGATCTGGGCGATGGACGTCGTGAACGAGGTCATCGACGACGGCCCGAACGACAACCCGCACGACATGCGGGACAGCCGCTGGTTCCAGGTGCTGGGCGAGGGCTTCGTCGACGAGGGCTTCCGTCTCGCGCGCGAGTACTTCCCGGGCGTCGAGCTCTTCATCAACGACTACAACACGGAGCTGCCCACGAAGCGCGCCGACTACCTCGAGCTGATCTCCGCGCTCGTCGCGCGCGGCGTCCCGATCGACGGCGTCGGCCACCAGGCGCACGTCGACTTCGCCCGTCCGGTCGCGTGGCTGCGCGACTCGATCCGCGCGGTCGAGCGCATCGACACGGGGCTGCTGCAGGCGATCACCGAGCTCGACGTGAACGCCTCGAACCAGAACGAGGGCGCCGACGTGAGCGGAGCGCCGCAGGATCCGTACACGCCGGTCTACGCGGACGACGCGCAGGCGGGCGTGGAGGTGGGCTACTACTACCGCGACCTCTTCGCCATGCTCCGCACGCAGGCCACGTCCATCGACTCGGTCACCTTCTGGGGCGCGAGCAACGCCCGCAGCTGGCTGCGCACGTGGCCGATCGCGCGTCCCTGGGAGCAGCCGCTCCCGTTCGACGACGAGCTGCAGGCCGCGCCCGCGTACTACGGCATCGTCGCGCCGCGGCAGCTGCCCGCCCGCCCGGCGGACCTCTCGGCGCCCCGCATCGCGGACGTCGACGACATCCAGGCCGTGGCCAAGAAGGACACCGGGGTGCGCGTGCCGTACGCGCTCCCGTCGGCCATCGACACCCGGGACGGGAACGTGCGGGTGGTGTGCGTGCCGCCCCGCGGGGGGATCTTCCCCGTCGGGACGACGACCGTGACCTGCACCGCGAAGGACCGGGCGGGCAACGTCCGCACGACGACCTTCGACGTGATCGTGACGCGCGCCGGCTCGTGA
- a CDS encoding putative protein N(5)-glutamine methyltransferase — translation MPDTAPLVARLRAAGCVFAEEEAALLVAEAADRHAADASGARAAGLEAMTAARVAGEPLETVLGWVAFAGRRIIVRPGVFVPRRRTERLARAAVAEAHRIPDPLVVDLCCGSGAIGAVVADEVPGAILHAADVDPVAVACAAENLVPRGAAVHQGDLLDALPADLRGRIRVLVANVPYVPRAGLALLPPEARLHEPVATHDGGDDGLDVLRRVVGAAPRWLAPGGVVLLEVADAQEAAARAAMAAAGLAAHVEEGTGDDDDGTVVVLGRRTS, via the coding sequence GTGCCGGACACCGCGCCCCTGGTCGCGCGTCTGCGCGCGGCGGGCTGCGTCTTCGCGGAGGAGGAGGCCGCGCTGCTCGTCGCGGAGGCGGCCGACCGCCATGCGGCCGACGCGTCCGGCGCCCGGGCCGCCGGGCTCGAGGCCATGACCGCCGCCCGCGTCGCGGGGGAGCCGCTCGAGACCGTCCTCGGGTGGGTCGCGTTCGCCGGCCGACGGATCATCGTGCGCCCCGGCGTCTTCGTGCCCCGCCGTCGCACCGAGCGGCTGGCCCGCGCCGCCGTCGCGGAGGCGCACCGGATCCCGGATCCGCTCGTCGTCGACCTCTGCTGCGGCTCCGGCGCGATCGGCGCGGTGGTCGCCGACGAGGTGCCGGGCGCGATCCTGCATGCGGCCGACGTCGATCCCGTCGCCGTCGCCTGCGCGGCGGAGAACCTCGTGCCGCGCGGGGCCGCTGTGCACCAGGGCGACCTGCTGGACGCGCTCCCCGCGGACCTGCGCGGACGGATCCGCGTCCTCGTCGCCAACGTGCCCTACGTCCCGCGCGCCGGCCTCGCGCTCCTGCCGCCCGAGGCCCGCCTGCACGAGCCGGTGGCGACCCATGACGGCGGCGACGACGGGCTCGACGTGCTGCGCCGCGTCGTCGGAGCGGCCCCGCGCTGGCTCGCCCCCGGCGGCGTGGTGCTCCTGGAGGTCGCGGACGCGCAGGAGGCCGCGGCGCGGGCCGCGATGGCGGCCGCCGGGCTCGCCGCCCACGTCGAGGAAGGGACGGGCGACGACGACGACGGGACCGTCGTGGTCCTCGGGCGTCGGACGAGCTGA
- a CDS encoding MarR family transcriptional regulator — protein MTDPSLPQTRLADALSAVTERIDASVDPSWDGLTGVQVLILRRLDGAERTDRASLALDTRTARAATVPSLASLLHKGLVAEAEDEAGAHLHLTDEGRALLSGVRAARAAWLQRAAREAVPPVRGDDLVRVAALLEHLGSTELV, from the coding sequence ATGACCGATCCGTCCCTCCCGCAGACCCGCCTGGCCGACGCCCTCAGCGCCGTCACGGAGCGCATCGACGCCTCCGTGGACCCGAGCTGGGACGGGCTCACCGGGGTCCAGGTCCTCATCCTCCGGCGGCTGGACGGGGCCGAGCGCACCGATCGGGCCTCCCTCGCGCTCGACACGCGGACCGCACGCGCCGCCACCGTGCCGAGCCTCGCGTCCCTCCTCCACAAGGGCCTCGTCGCGGAGGCGGAGGACGAGGCCGGTGCCCACCTGCACCTGACGGACGAGGGACGCGCGCTCCTCTCCGGCGTCCGCGCGGCTCGCGCCGCCTGGCTCCAGCGGGCCGCCCGCGAGGCCGTGCCGCCGGTGCGCGGGGACGACCTCGTCCGCGTCGCGGCGCTGCTCGAGCACCTCGGCAGCACGGAGCTCGTCTGA
- a CDS encoding aldo/keto reductase, translated as MASPLITLNNGVTIPQLGFGVFQTPPAETQQAVERAFEAGYRHIDTAAGYYNEEGVGAAIAATGIPREELFITTKLRNGDQGTDSARAAFEDSRRKLGVDAVDLYLIHWPYPKHGLYVETWKTFEALHAEGLIRAIGVSNFLPEHLEKLAAETDVVPAVNQIEVHPTFQQHDLSTFSVERGIEVEAYSPLGQGADLESEIVTRLAKQHDATPAQIVLAWHLAQGRIVIPKSVTPERIVQNFQSIEVELSVEELAEIDTLETGTRLGADPATADFTQYPS; from the coding sequence ATGGCATCCCCCCTCATCACCCTGAACAACGGCGTCACGATCCCGCAGCTCGGGTTCGGCGTCTTCCAGACCCCGCCCGCGGAGACCCAGCAGGCCGTCGAGCGCGCCTTCGAGGCCGGCTACCGCCACATCGACACCGCAGCCGGCTACTACAACGAGGAGGGCGTCGGCGCCGCCATCGCGGCGACGGGCATCCCGCGCGAGGAGCTCTTCATCACCACGAAGCTCCGCAACGGCGACCAGGGCACGGACAGCGCCCGCGCCGCCTTCGAGGACAGCCGCCGGAAGCTCGGCGTCGACGCGGTGGACCTCTACCTCATCCACTGGCCCTACCCGAAGCACGGCCTGTACGTCGAGACCTGGAAGACGTTCGAGGCGCTGCACGCCGAGGGCCTCATCCGCGCCATCGGCGTCTCCAACTTCCTCCCGGAGCACCTGGAGAAGCTGGCCGCCGAGACCGACGTCGTGCCCGCGGTGAACCAGATCGAGGTGCACCCGACGTTCCAGCAGCACGACCTCTCGACCTTCTCGGTCGAGCGCGGCATCGAGGTCGAGGCGTACAGCCCGCTCGGCCAGGGCGCCGACCTCGAGTCGGAGATCGTCACGCGCCTCGCGAAGCAGCACGACGCCACGCCCGCGCAGATCGTCCTCGCCTGGCACCTCGCGCAGGGACGCATCGTGATCCCCAAGTCGGTCACGCCCGAGCGCATCGTCCAGAACTTCCAGAGCATCGAGGTCGAGCTGTCCGTCGAGGAGCTCGCCGAGATCGACACGCTGGAGACCGGGACGCGCCTGGGCGCCGACCCGGCGACGGCCGACTTCACGCAGTACCCGTCCTGA
- a CDS encoding SDR family oxidoreductase — translation MDFTSRTAIVTGADSGIGRSTAVALAKAGLDVGITWHEDEAGAEATAEEVRAHGVRAVTARLDTSEVATAGGAITALAGELGGLDVLVNNSGTGDSSPFLEVDLASWTHVLDVDLTGAFVVMQAAARIMVEKGAGGRIIAVTSVHEHQPRVGASAYDAAKHGLGGLVKTAAIELGQHGITVNSVAPGEIATPMTGQTDEDPRGASRPGIPLGRPGHADEIADVIAFLASDAAGYVTGASWAVDGGMLQMGPQGGSHITSDDWRSA, via the coding sequence ATGGACTTCACATCGAGAACCGCGATCGTCACCGGTGCCGACTCGGGCATCGGCCGCTCCACCGCCGTCGCGCTGGCCAAGGCCGGCCTGGACGTGGGCATCACCTGGCACGAGGACGAGGCGGGGGCCGAGGCCACCGCCGAGGAGGTGCGCGCCCACGGCGTCCGCGCCGTCACCGCGCGCCTCGACACCTCGGAGGTCGCCACGGCGGGCGGCGCGATCACCGCGCTCGCCGGCGAGCTGGGCGGCCTCGACGTGCTCGTCAACAACTCCGGGACGGGCGACAGCTCCCCGTTCCTCGAGGTCGACCTGGCGAGCTGGACCCACGTGCTCGACGTCGACCTCACCGGCGCCTTCGTCGTGATGCAGGCCGCCGCCCGGATCATGGTGGAGAAGGGCGCGGGTGGCCGCATCATCGCCGTCACCAGCGTCCACGAGCACCAGCCGCGCGTGGGCGCGAGCGCCTACGACGCCGCGAAGCACGGCCTCGGCGGCCTCGTGAAGACCGCGGCCATCGAGCTCGGACAGCATGGGATCACCGTCAACAGCGTCGCGCCCGGCGAGATCGCGACGCCCATGACGGGGCAGACCGACGAGGACCCGCGCGGCGCCTCGCGCCCCGGCATCCCGCTCGGCCGCCCCGGCCACGCCGACGAGATCGCCGACGTCATCGCGTTCCTCGCGTCCGACGCGGCCGGCTACGTCACGGGCGCGTCCTGGGCCGTCGACGGCGGGATGCTGCAGATGGGGCCGCAGGGCGGGTCGCACATCACGAGCGACGACTGGCGCTCGGCCTGA
- the zapE gene encoding cell division protein ZapE → MTNAETGSRSHDAEGTAPGALVGRSPSISGEEIAAHLVPPRQFDEARFDTYRPDPEYDTQAQAVEVLRAFSGDRQASRGGLFSRRKAPAAKPGVYLDGGFGVGKTHLLASLWHAMPGPKYFGTFIEYTALVGALGYQGAVGILRGATLVAIDEFELDDPGDTMMMTRLLSDLVADGTRIAATSNTPPNALGEGRFAAADFLREIQAMSDRFDTIRIDGLDYRRRAFEGHAITVDAGALDARADAAQAGGRSVTVDGFPELVAHLSRLHPSKYVKVIEGVDVIALRDVTQLQGQTDALRFVAFVDRVYDAQIPLLASGTPFDEAFSAEMLAGGYRKKYLRAISRLISLTAAGREL, encoded by the coding sequence GTGACGAACGCCGAGACCGGATCGCGGAGCCACGACGCGGAGGGCACCGCGCCGGGCGCGCTGGTCGGCCGCTCGCCGAGCATCTCGGGCGAGGAGATCGCCGCGCACCTGGTGCCGCCGCGCCAGTTCGACGAGGCGCGGTTCGACACCTACCGGCCCGATCCCGAGTACGACACGCAGGCGCAGGCGGTCGAGGTGCTCCGCGCGTTCTCCGGCGACCGCCAGGCCTCCCGCGGCGGCCTCTTCTCCCGCCGGAAGGCGCCTGCCGCGAAGCCCGGCGTCTACCTCGACGGCGGGTTCGGCGTCGGCAAGACCCACCTGCTCGCGTCCCTCTGGCACGCCATGCCGGGACCGAAGTACTTCGGCACCTTCATCGAGTACACGGCGCTGGTGGGCGCCCTCGGCTACCAGGGCGCCGTCGGGATCCTCCGGGGAGCGACGCTCGTGGCCATCGACGAGTTCGAGCTCGACGACCCGGGCGACACCATGATGATGACGCGCCTGCTCTCCGACCTGGTCGCCGACGGCACCCGGATCGCCGCGACGAGCAACACCCCGCCGAACGCGCTGGGGGAGGGGCGGTTCGCCGCGGCCGACTTCCTCCGCGAGATCCAGGCCATGAGCGACCGCTTCGACACGATCCGCATCGACGGCCTCGACTACCGCCGCCGCGCCTTCGAGGGCCACGCGATCACGGTGGACGCGGGCGCGCTCGACGCGCGCGCCGACGCCGCGCAGGCCGGCGGCCGGTCGGTGACGGTCGACGGCTTCCCGGAGCTCGTCGCGCACCTCTCCCGGCTGCACCCCTCCAAGTACGTCAAGGTCATCGAGGGCGTCGACGTCATCGCGCTCCGCGACGTGACGCAGCTGCAGGGCCAGACCGACGCGCTCCGCTTCGTCGCGTTCGTCGACCGCGTGTACGACGCGCAGATCCCGCTGCTCGCCTCGGGCACCCCGTTCGACGAGGCGTTCTCCGCGGAGATGCTCGCCGGCGGCTACCGCAAGAAGTACCTGCGCGCGATCTCGCGGCTCATCTCCCTCACCGCGGCGGGGCGCGAGCTCTAG
- a CDS encoding sulfurtransferase: MAVEPDTTPRFAEYAHPERLVSGDWLEERLQDGALTPGLVVVESDEDVLLYETGHIPGAVKLDWHTDLNDPVQRDYVDGERFAQLMSERGIARDSTVVIYGDKSNWWAAYALWVFTLFGHEDVRLLDGGRDKWIAEGRPTTTDQPAVAPVEYPVVERRDEEIRAFKDDVLAHLGNPLIDVRSPEEYTGQRTTAPAYPEEGALRAGHIPTSRNVPWAKAAAEDGSFRSRAELDAVYREGAGLGDGDDVVVLCRIGERSSHTWFVLTHLLGFEGVRNYDGSWTEWGSAVRVPIVQGAEPGELPSR, encoded by the coding sequence ATGGCCGTCGAGCCGGACACCACCCCCAGGTTCGCCGAGTACGCCCACCCGGAGCGCCTCGTCAGCGGCGACTGGCTCGAGGAGCGCCTCCAGGACGGCGCCCTCACGCCCGGCCTCGTGGTCGTGGAGTCCGACGAGGACGTGCTGCTGTACGAGACCGGCCACATCCCCGGCGCGGTCAAGCTCGACTGGCACACCGACCTCAACGACCCCGTGCAGCGCGACTACGTCGACGGCGAGCGCTTCGCCCAGCTCATGTCCGAGCGCGGCATCGCGCGCGACAGCACGGTCGTCATCTACGGCGACAAGAGCAACTGGTGGGCCGCGTACGCCCTGTGGGTGTTCACGCTCTTCGGCCACGAGGACGTCCGCCTCCTCGACGGCGGCCGCGACAAGTGGATCGCCGAGGGCCGCCCGACGACGACCGACCAGCCCGCGGTCGCCCCCGTCGAGTACCCGGTCGTCGAGCGCCGCGACGAGGAGATCCGTGCCTTCAAGGACGACGTCCTCGCGCACCTCGGCAACCCGCTGATCGACGTCCGCAGCCCCGAGGAGTACACGGGCCAGCGCACCACGGCGCCCGCGTACCCCGAGGAGGGCGCGCTCCGCGCGGGCCACATCCCCACGTCGCGCAACGTGCCGTGGGCCAAGGCCGCGGCCGAGGACGGCTCGTTCAGGAGCCGGGCCGAGCTCGACGCGGTGTACCGCGAGGGCGCAGGCCTCGGCGACGGCGACGACGTCGTGGTGCTCTGCCGCATCGGCGAGCGCTCCAGCCACACCTGGTTCGTGCTCACGCACCTGCTCGGCTTCGAGGGCGTCCGCAACTACGACGGCTCCTGGACCGAGTGGGGCTCCGCCGTGCGCGTGCCCATCGTGCAGGGCGCCGAGCCCGGGGAGCTGCCCTCCCGATGA
- a CDS encoding SufE family protein: protein MTGSPALPAALAEIRDDFLALGQRDRLLLLLDFSNELPALPAHYAEHPDLLERVEECQSPVFMFVDVVDGGVHVHAQAPAEAPTSRGFASILAQGLDGLAADEVLAVPDDYPSTIGLDAAVSPLRMRGMTAMLGRVKRQVRERLAG from the coding sequence ATGACCGGCTCCCCCGCGCTGCCCGCGGCGCTCGCCGAGATCCGCGACGACTTCCTCGCGCTCGGGCAGCGCGACCGGCTGCTGCTCCTGCTCGACTTCAGCAACGAGCTCCCGGCGCTGCCCGCGCACTACGCCGAGCATCCGGATCTCCTCGAGCGCGTCGAGGAGTGCCAGTCGCCCGTGTTCATGTTCGTGGACGTCGTCGACGGCGGCGTCCACGTCCACGCGCAGGCGCCGGCCGAGGCGCCCACGAGCCGCGGCTTCGCGTCGATCCTCGCCCAGGGGCTCGACGGGCTGGCGGCCGACGAGGTGCTCGCCGTGCCGGACGACTACCCGTCCACCATCGGGCTCGACGCCGCGGTCTCGCCGCTGCGCATGCGCGGGATGACGGCGATGCTCGGGCGCGTGAAGCGCCAGGTGCGCGAGCGGCTCGCGGGATGA
- a CDS encoding dihydrofolate reductase family protein, with translation MRITRVLPVAGAGGTAASRGLEDDGTRAWLEDLYRPPSPDHVRLNFVASVDGSVVGADGSSDNLSSVVDRRILGVIRELADVVLVGAGTVRAERYVLPRRTPLAVATSTGDLDGHRFDADAAEGRLLVLCPPEARDRAVATLGGVPAEIVPVPLGAAADGRLGGDDVVDALRGRGLTSIVCEGGPALAAALLAAGRVDELCLTTSPELVTPLTPLVPAGVGVHAALRLEQLLVDDDHRTYARWAVDRG, from the coding sequence ATGAGGATCACGCGGGTCCTCCCCGTCGCAGGAGCCGGCGGCACCGCCGCCTCGCGGGGGCTGGAGGACGACGGCACCCGCGCCTGGCTCGAGGACCTGTACCGTCCGCCCTCTCCCGACCACGTGCGGCTCAACTTCGTGGCCTCCGTCGACGGGAGCGTCGTCGGCGCCGACGGATCCTCCGACAACCTCAGCAGCGTCGTCGACCGGCGGATCCTCGGGGTCATCCGGGAGCTCGCCGACGTCGTCCTCGTCGGCGCGGGCACGGTGCGCGCCGAGCGGTACGTCCTGCCCCGCCGGACGCCGCTGGCCGTGGCGACCTCGACGGGCGACCTCGACGGGCACCGGTTCGACGCCGACGCCGCCGAGGGACGCCTCCTCGTGCTCTGCCCGCCCGAGGCGCGCGACCGGGCCGTCGCGACCCTCGGCGGCGTCCCCGCGGAGATCGTGCCCGTCCCGCTCGGTGCGGCGGCCGACGGCCGTCTCGGCGGCGACGACGTGGTCGACGCGCTACGCGGCCGCGGCCTCACGAGCATCGTGTGCGAGGGCGGGCCGGCGCTCGCCGCCGCGCTCCTCGCCGCGGGTCGCGTGGACGAGCTGTGCCTCACGACGTCGCCCGAGCTCGTCACCCCGCTCACGCCGCTGGTCCCCGCCGGCGTCGGCGTGCACGCGGCCCTGCGCCTGGAGCAGCTGCTCGTCGACGACGACCACCGCACCTACGCCCGCTGGGCAGTCGACCGGGGCTGA
- a CDS encoding DUF3000 domain-containing protein: MVETRDSPEDPPEFRAALDALRRATTRSELVLTEIPSPSSSLAPYAVALAADVSPSGHAADSELGTGRFILLHDPEEPDAWGGAFRIVCFAQAPLETDMGTDPFLADVAWSWLVDGLASRGARYSAPSGTATRIISTGYGELARQGSGAKIELRASWTPADADVTAHVEGWGELLCMLAGLPPAGEGVTLLSARRTRT, translated from the coding sequence GTGGTAGAGACCCGTGACAGTCCCGAGGATCCGCCCGAGTTCCGCGCGGCGCTCGACGCCCTGCGCCGCGCGACGACGCGGTCGGAGCTCGTGCTGACGGAGATCCCCTCGCCGTCGAGCAGCCTGGCCCCGTACGCCGTGGCCCTCGCGGCCGACGTGTCCCCGTCGGGCCACGCCGCGGACTCCGAGCTCGGCACGGGCCGCTTCATCCTCCTGCACGATCCCGAGGAGCCGGACGCCTGGGGCGGTGCCTTCCGCATCGTCTGCTTCGCGCAGGCGCCGCTCGAGACCGACATGGGCACGGATCCGTTCCTCGCCGACGTCGCGTGGTCGTGGCTCGTCGACGGACTCGCCTCCCGCGGCGCGCGCTACTCGGCGCCCTCGGGCACGGCGACCCGCATCATCAGCACCGGCTACGGCGAGCTGGCCCGTCAGGGCAGCGGCGCGAAGATCGAGCTCCGCGCCTCGTGGACCCCCGCGGACGCCGACGTGACCGCCCATGTGGAAGGCTGGGGGGAACTACTGTGCATGCTCGCCGGGCTGCCTCCCGCGGGCGAAGGAGTGACACTGCTATCAGCGCGACGCACCCGGACGTGA
- a CDS encoding HRDC domain-containing protein — translation MDTREDYLRAVEAIAAGTGPIAVDAERASGFRYSQRAYLIQVFRRGAGTFLFDPPAVGDFSELDAVIRDVEWVLHAASQDLACLREVGLDPQRIFDTELASRLLGLPRVGLGTVVEELLGIHLAKEHSAADWSTRPLPRAWLVYAALDVELLVDVRDEIARRLEEQGKTAIAEQEFAATIAKEAKPARIEPWRRLSGLHGVRGGRNLAVAKELWEARDAYAREVDTSPGRLVPDGSLVAVARVLPQTKRDLAAVREFSGRASRSEIDRWWAAVERGLAATEFPQLRGTGETMPPAKAWADRDPAADRRLKRARVAVQEVATSMAVPQENLLTPEVLRRVAWTPPADLAPEAVAAALASWGARPWQIEATAAPVAAAFVDADQDDDASDDGAS, via the coding sequence ATCGACACGCGCGAGGACTACCTCCGCGCGGTCGAGGCCATCGCGGCCGGGACGGGCCCCATCGCCGTCGACGCCGAGCGCGCCTCCGGGTTCCGCTACAGCCAGCGCGCCTACCTGATCCAGGTGTTCCGCCGCGGCGCCGGCACCTTCCTCTTCGACCCGCCCGCCGTGGGCGACTTCTCCGAGCTCGACGCGGTCATCCGGGACGTGGAATGGGTCCTGCACGCGGCGAGCCAGGACCTCGCCTGCCTCCGCGAGGTGGGCCTCGACCCGCAGCGGATCTTCGACACCGAGCTCGCGTCGCGTCTCCTCGGGCTGCCGCGCGTCGGCCTCGGCACCGTGGTGGAGGAGCTGCTGGGGATCCACCTGGCGAAGGAGCATTCCGCCGCCGACTGGTCGACCCGTCCGCTCCCCCGCGCCTGGCTCGTCTACGCCGCCCTGGACGTCGAGCTCCTCGTCGACGTGCGCGACGAGATCGCCCGCCGGCTCGAGGAGCAGGGCAAGACCGCCATCGCGGAGCAGGAGTTCGCCGCCACCATCGCGAAGGAGGCGAAGCCCGCCCGCATCGAGCCGTGGCGTCGCCTCAGCGGGCTGCACGGCGTCCGCGGCGGCCGCAACCTCGCCGTCGCCAAGGAGCTGTGGGAAGCGCGCGACGCCTACGCGCGCGAGGTCGACACGAGCCCCGGTCGCCTCGTCCCCGACGGCTCGCTCGTCGCGGTCGCCCGCGTCCTCCCCCAGACCAAGCGCGACCTCGCCGCCGTCCGCGAGTTCTCGGGTCGGGCGAGCCGCAGCGAGATCGACCGCTGGTGGGCCGCCGTCGAGCGGGGCCTCGCGGCCACGGAGTTCCCGCAGCTGCGCGGCACGGGCGAGACCATGCCGCCGGCCAAGGCGTGGGCGGACAGGGACCCCGCCGCGGACCGCCGCCTGAAGCGCGCCCGCGTCGCCGTCCAGGAGGTCGCCACCTCCATGGCCGTGCCGCAGGAGAACCTGCTCACCCCCGAGGTCCTGCGCCGCGTCGCGTGGACGCCGCCCGCCGACCTCGCGCCCGAGGCGGTCGCCGCGGCGCTCGCGTCCTGGGGCGCCCGCCCGTGGCAGATCGAGGCGACGGCCGCTCCGGTGGCCGCGGCCTTTGTGGATGCGGACCAAGACGACGACGCGTCCGACGACGGGGCCTCGTAG